ctgtcggtacaacccctgtgtcaagagactgttgcatgatcttggttagcggtttgtaaataacttgtttcatttctttgagtacttttgggaggatctcatctggcccaggggatttgtttattttaagagctcctagtccctttaacacttctgcctctgttatgctaaagttatttaaaactggattggaacagttcgacatgtggggcatgttgtccgtatcctcctttgtaaaaacttgtgaaaagtattcatttaatatatttgctatttttttctcttctctttcgtcctgaaaaaagaaacaaggaccaggggtcacaaatggagattagataaaggggcattcagaatacaaaataggaggcacatttttacactgtgaattgtgggggtctggaaccaactccccagtaatgttgttgaagctgacaccctgggatccttcaagaagctgcttgatgagattctgggatcaataagctactaacaaccaaacgagcaagatgggctgaatggcctcctcttgggCTTCCAGTTGAGCAACCCTGCATTACACCATACACCAGGAATAGGGAGAACAAGTCCAGCAGTCTTAATAAGCCTTGGCATGTTTCAGAAGGAAATGACCCAATTATCAGCGGGGGTCCACTTTGGAATAGAGGTTGAAGTCAGTGGGTATCGTCACTGGGCTGGCATAGTGGGTGTTCTCCATTCCCTCGAAGTGGTCCACAGCGCCCCCTTGGGGTAGCCCTGTCATTACCTCATATATTGGGACCGGGGCTGGAGGCTGGGGGCGACAGCACCGCTGAGCCTGAAATAAGAAAGAAGATCAAGCTTTCACTTTGGTGCCATCAAACAAGAAAACACTAGTGTTGGGTaagaacacacacgcacacgcacacgcacacgcacacgcatgcactctcacacacactcacacaaacgtATTCATCTCATATGTGATTACTCAGACCATCAGGAAATATCGCCTAAGAAAAAAATACTAGTGTTATCCAACAGGTTGCTTTGAAGCCAGTAAGCTTGTGATGCCCAATCAATACTCAGGACTggttattaaattaatattaagcACATTTCAGCTTTTTGTTCTTATGATTTTTAGACTACAGAACCGTCTTTTGTGTTTAAAAGATTGTGACGAGGCAGATCACAACACCTTGTGTTGCTTTGCCAGCTTGATGCAATCATAATTCACATGTTGATAGACTTCATCACCATGACAAGAGCTAGTGCAAATGAGAAAAATATCACTTCTCAGAATATAGGACTGTGTTGTTTATAAGGGATTTATCTTTTAATATCAAGCAGCTtgcagtgtgtgggtgtgggtgagTGTGATTGTAAGTGTGGATGGGTGTGGGTGTTGTTGTGGGTGTGAGTttgagtgtgtgtgggtgtgagtgcGAGTATGTGGGTGGGTGTAAGTGTGAGTATGTGAGTGTTGTTGTgagggtgagtgtgagtgtgggtgtgtgtgggtgttcttgtgggtgtgagggtgtgtgtgttcgtgggtgtgtgtgttcttgtgggTGTGAGTGTTCTTGTGGGTGTGAGTTTgagtgtgggtgtgagtgtgagtgtgtgggtgatCTTGTGGGTGTGAGTTTGAGTGTGGGTGTGAGTATGTGGGTGTTGTTGTGAGGGTGATTGTGGGTGTGGGTGTTCTTGTGGGTGTGAGTTTgagtgtgggtgtgagtgtgtgtgtgtgggtgatcTTGTGGGTGTGAGTATGTGGGTGTTGTTGTgagggtgagtgtgagtgtgggtgtgagTGTCTAATTCAGACCTGAATGTATTTTCCATTACAAAGATCAGCAACATTTGTACATGTTCCTTCTCTAGTGTCTCTATCACAGGTGGTCATACTTACGAACTTCACACAAAGCATGAGGGTGATGAGAATGAGGAACAGGGCTACTGCTCCAGAGATGGCAAAGAGCAGCGTGGAATAGTCTGAGCACGGCTGAGAGATCTCTGTAGAGCTGCACTGCTCTCGAGTGCCATTATCTGCACAGAGAATACAGACACAGAGAGTACATGAGGAACAGGGCCACTACTCCGGAGATGGCAAAGAGCAGCGTGGAATAGTCTGAGCAGGGCTGAGAGATCTCTGTAGAGCTGCACAGAGATCACAGACACAGAGAGTACACGAGGAACTCAGAGTGTTGTTTTCATCTCACTTGTGTATTGCTGTTTTGCTTCTTTCAGATGCAAGAGATTGGgagtcattatttattttttaatattaaatattcatAACTTCTTAAAACAAAAGTGTTACAGATTGATCTAACTTCTATAGTGTTACAGATTGATCTAACTTCTATAGTGTTACAGATTGATCTAACTTCTATAGTGTTACAGATTGATTTAACTTCTGTAGTGTTACAGATTGATTTAACTTCTGTAGTGTTACAGCTTGATCTAACTTCTGTAGTGTTACAGATTGATCTAACTTCTATAGTGTTACAGATTGATCTAACTTCTGTAGTGTTACAGATTGATCTAACTTCTATAGTGTTACAGATTGATCTAACTTCTATAGTGTTACAGATTGATCTAACTTCTATAGTGTTACAGATTGATCTAACTTCTATAGTGTTACAGTATTAAATTGAGACTGATAAAGGATATCAACAATGCCTTGGGATCCCAGCCAGGAAATTATTAGGAAAAATAACCATCCCATCTGATTTAAAGCAATGCTGGTCAttcaaacttaccatctacaaagatgaaatatgtttttgttttggttgttttgtgTGACCCCATGTCATAGAGGAATTCACAGGAGTACAAATCAGTGTCATTGTGCCGCAGGTTGAGGATAGTTATATTTAGCCAATGTGTATTCAGGTCCCCTTGTATGTGAAATCGGTCCTTGTAGAGGCTGCTGGCCCCACTGCTGCCTTCGACGGATTGGAAAAGGACCTCCAGGGCAGTTCTCCACTTTCTTTTCAAGTAGAAGCCTGCGATGTGGCCCTCGGAGTGGTCAGTGAAGCAGGAGAGCACAGCGGACTGGCCCTCATGTTTCTCCAGGTAGACAGGCTCTTGAGAAGCTGACACCGATCCTCTgtctaaacagaaaaaagagCGCTGCTCACTGAACGGGTTGCACAGAAGAAGAGGTGATCAAATTAAACAAGCCCTTTGTATACTTATTACCATTTAATGCACACACCACTACAAACAGTGTGTTATTAAAATCAATATACTTTAATACTGCTCTATTATACACTATATTAGAAACTGTTTAAcagttatttattcatgtttatgAGGGGTTAGATATGTCCAAGTTAGTATTTTCTCTGACTCCAAATGTCTGTATATTTGTGTTCCTTTAAATCATGTGAATACATCGGAgtcaaaataatatttacagttaCACAGTTAGACTGTGAGTCCAAATGTGTACTCCTCTACTTTCCATATTAATAATTGCTTTCATGTTTAGGTGGGTATAATTGTCAGGAAAAAGGAAATGATTAGTGAGACTATGCTGCTTCAGAAAGAGCAGCTCATCGTCCCTCTAATTTATTGTGCAAGATACATTGTGTTGAAACCCCAGGAGTTTCGTGTTGTTCAGTATGCTGTACTGTCACTAGAACTGTCTTCAGTTCTGCCTGGTCTGTGGATTGATTTTGGAGTTTTGCTCTTAATAATATATTAATCACCATCATAAAGAGACAAAACATGTAAATTAAAATAATGCTACATAACAAAACAAGGGGCTTTAAGGAACTACTTCTGTTCCGTGTGCGGATAATATCAAAAATAACAAAGGAGTTGAAATTATTTTATGTTCATTGAT
The DNA window shown above is from Acipenser ruthenus chromosome 17, fAciRut3.2 maternal haplotype, whole genome shotgun sequence and carries:
- the LOC117974103 gene encoding uncharacterized protein LOC117974103, whose product is MQTLRLTCWVFLILTSRCMFDRGSVSASQEPVYLEKHEGQSAVLSCFTDHSEGHIAGFYLKRKWRTALEVLFQSVEGSSGASSLYKDRFHIQGDLNTHWLNITILNLRHNDTDLYSCEFLYDMGSHKTTKTKTYFIFVDDNGTREQCSSTEISQPCSDYSTLLFAISGAVALFLILITLMLCVKFAQRCCRPQPPAPVPIYEVMTGLPQGGAVDHFEGMENTHYASPVTIPTDFNLYSKVDPR